A segment of the Streptomyces sp. L2 genome:
GGGCACCTCCGGGCAGCCCCTGGCGGCCTCGCGCCGCAGCGCGGCCCCCCTCGCCTGTTCGGGCCGCCTGCGACGGCTTTCGCGGGGCACGTACGTCGATGTCGGCATGGGCGGCTGACCCGACCGCGCAGGAACACGCGCGAGGGGCCCGGAGATGTGCTTCCCGGGCCCCTCGCGCGTGGTGCTGTTCCGTCCGGGGACTAGTCCGCGGACTGCTGGCGCTTCGGCCGCCACACCACCAGCGCGCTGGTGTGCTGGACCTCCTGGTACGGGACCAGGTCGCGGCGGTAGGAGGCGTGGACCGCGGCCTCGCGCTGCCGCATCGCCGCCGCCGCGCCCTCCAGCGCCGACTGGAGTTCCGCGACGCGGGACTGCAGCGCGGCGACCTGGTTCTCCAGCTCGATGATGCGCTTGATACCGGCCAGGTTGATGCCCTCGTCCTGCGACAACTGCTGCACCTGGCGGAGCAGTTCGATGTCGCGGGCCGAGTAGCGGCGGCCCCGGCCGGCGGTACGGTCCGGGGAGACCAGGCCCAGGCGGTCGTACTGGCGCAGCGTCTGCGGGTGCAGCCCGGAGAGCTGGGCCGCCACCGAGATGACGTAGACCGGGGTCTCCTCGGTCAGCTCGTAGGGGTTGCGTCGACGGCCGTGTGCGTCCATGGGGCGGTCAGTCTCCCTTCGCTGCCTCGAACAGCTCGGCGCGCGGGTCCTCGCCTGCGGTCGCCTCGCGGTACGCCTCCAGGGCGTCCCGCGCCTTGCCCGACAGGTCCTTGGGCACCCGCACCTCGACGGTGACCAGCAGGTCGCCGCGAGTGCCGTCCTTGCGGACCGCGCCCTTGCCCCGCGCCCGCATCGTACGGCCGTTCGGCGTGCCCGGGGGCAGCTTCAGCGTGACGGCCGGGCCGCCGAGCGTCGGCACCCGGACGTCACCGCCGAGGGCAGCCTCGGCGTACGTCACCGGGACGGTCACCGTGAGATTGTCGCCCTTGCGGCCGAACACCCGGTGCTCGCCCACGTGGACGACGACGTACAGGTCGCCCGCCGGGCCGCCCCGCTCGCCGGGCGCGCCCTTGCCGCGCAGCCGGATGCGCTGCCCGTCGGTGACGCCGGCCGGGATGCGGACCTGCATCGTCCGCGAGGACCTGGCGCGCCCGCTGCCCTTGCACTCCGCGCAGGGGTGCTCGGCGATGAGGCCGCGGCCCTTGCAGTCGGGGCACGGGTCGGTGAGCGAGAAGCCGCCGCCCGAGCCCCGCGCCACCTGCCCGGTGCCGACGCAGGTCGGGCACACGCGCGGTGTGCCGTTCTTGTCGCCGGTGCCCGAACAGGCCTTGCAGGGCGCCTGGGAGGACATCCGAAGCGGCACCGTGGCGCCCTCGATGGCCTCCGTGAAGCTCAACGTGACCTCGGACTCGATGTCCTGGCCGCGCCGGGGCTGGGTGCGCGTACCGGTGGTGCCGCCCCGGTTGAACAGGCCCCCGAAGACGTCACCGATCCCGCCGCCGCCGAAGCCGCCCGACGACCCGCCGCCCTGGGCGCCGCCCCCGAAGAGGTCGCCCAGGTCGAAGTTGAACGAGCCGCCGCCCGCACCCGGCCCGGGGCGGAAGCCGCCGTTGCCGAACAGGGCGCGCGCCTCGTCGTACTCCTTGCGCTTCTTGGGGTCGCCGAGGACGTCGTTCGCCTCGGAGATCTCCTTGAAGCGCTCCTCGGCCTTGGCGTTGCCCTTGTTGGCGTCCGGGTGGAACTCGCGGGCGAGCTTCCGGTACGCCTTCTTGATCTCGGCCTCGGTGGCGTCCTTGGGGACGCCGAGGACCTTGTAGTAGTCCTTCTCGATGAAGTCCTTGGTGCTCATCCCCGACGTCCCTCCTCTCCCGTGAATGCGATGTCAGCCCTCGTCCGGGCCACCGCTCTCCTTGTCGTCGGCCGCCTCGGCCGGCTCCTCGGCCTTGACGGTCTGGGCCCCGGGCTGCGGTTCGGCCACGGCCACCCGCGCGGGGCGGATGGTGCGCTCGCCGAAGCGATACCCGGGCTGCAGGATGGCCACGCACGTCGTCTCGGTGACGTCCGGCGCGTACGAGTGCATCAGCGCCTCGTGGATCGTCGGGTCGAAGGGCTCGCCCTCCTTGCCGAACTGCTGCAGGCCCATCTTGGCCGCCACGGTCTCCAGCGACTCGGCGACGGACTTGAACCCGCCGACCAGTTCGCCGTGTTCGCGCGCGCGGCCGATGTCGTCGAGCACGGGCAGGAGTTCGGTCAGGAGGTTCGCCACGGCGATCTCCTTGACCGCGACCCGGTCCCGCTCGACCCGGCGGCGGTAGTTCTGGTACTCGGCCTGGAGGCGCTGGAGGTCCGCCGTGCGCTCGCCAAGCGCCGTGCGCACCTGGTCCAGCTGGGCCAGCAGACCCGCGTTCTCGTCACCGTCCCCGGCCGGGGCCGCCCCCTCCTTGGGGGCGGCCTTCGGCTCGGCGTCGTCGGGGGTCGCGCCGGAGGGGACGTCGGGCTTCTCCTCGAAGCCCGGGGTCTCCTCCGTCACGCGGCACCGTCCTTGTGCTCGTCGTCCACGATCTCGGCGTCGACCACGTCGTCGTCGGCCTTCGGGGCCTCGGCGCCGGCGGACGCGCCGCCCTCGGCCTGGGCCGCCTGGGCGTCGGCGTACATGGCCTGGCCCAGCTTCTGGGAGACGGCCGCGACCTTCTCGGTGGCGGTGCGGATCGCGGCTGTGTTGTCGCCCTCGGCGGACTCGCCCTTGAGCGCGGCCTTCAGCTCCTCGACGGAGCCCTCGACCTCGGTCTTGATCTCGGCGGGGACCTTGTCCTCGTTGTCCTTGAGGAACTTCTCCGTCTGGTAGACGAGCTGCTCGCCCTGGTTGCGGGTCTCGGCGGCCTCGCGACGGGCGTGGTCCTCCTCCGCGTACTTCTCGG
Coding sequences within it:
- a CDS encoding helix-turn-helix domain-containing protein, yielding MDAHGRRRNPYELTEETPVYVISVAAQLSGLHPQTLRQYDRLGLVSPDRTAGRGRRYSARDIELLRQVQQLSQDEGINLAGIKRIIELENQVAALQSRVAELQSALEGAAAAMRQREAAVHASYRRDLVPYQEVQHTSALVVWRPKRQQSAD
- the dnaJ gene encoding molecular chaperone DnaJ, whose protein sequence is MSTKDFIEKDYYKVLGVPKDATEAEIKKAYRKLAREFHPDANKGNAKAEERFKEISEANDVLGDPKKRKEYDEARALFGNGGFRPGPGAGGGSFNFDLGDLFGGGAQGGGSSGGFGGGGIGDVFGGLFNRGGTTGTRTQPRRGQDIESEVTLSFTEAIEGATVPLRMSSQAPCKACSGTGDKNGTPRVCPTCVGTGQVARGSGGGFSLTDPCPDCKGRGLIAEHPCAECKGSGRARSSRTMQVRIPAGVTDGQRIRLRGKGAPGERGGPAGDLYVVVHVGEHRVFGRKGDNLTVTVPVTYAEAALGGDVRVPTLGGPAVTLKLPPGTPNGRTMRARGKGAVRKDGTRGDLLVTVEVRVPKDLSGKARDALEAYREATAGEDPRAELFEAAKGD
- the grpE gene encoding nucleotide exchange factor GrpE, whose translation is MTEETPGFEEKPDVPSGATPDDAEPKAAPKEGAAPAGDGDENAGLLAQLDQVRTALGERTADLQRLQAEYQNYRRRVERDRVAVKEIAVANLLTELLPVLDDIGRAREHGELVGGFKSVAESLETVAAKMGLQQFGKEGEPFDPTIHEALMHSYAPDVTETTCVAILQPGYRFGERTIRPARVAVAEPQPGAQTVKAEEPAEAADDKESGGPDEG